Proteins encoded by one window of Erwinia pyrifoliae DSM 12163:
- a CDS encoding virulence factor SrfB, with protein sequence MLATMTDFIPNMTLIQNSGIQFLDFAVKPDLATDWPGKFVRQTANGPLLRLHYHQQSGKYLLPQVASAPAEVVKPEFSFPLEQSLALLNAQWLPLPYFRFNPPRTFIGGPDNWARAQVVELDKADASGNTHRVVLAFDTKVWADGEDESLALNENDGKNGVSFALAHHSDELGEFLDHTWVDGWLREVFSESASQLEQRPQVNIKTALREFEYQAHYLNILHFLAHQLSLPELKISAASLQEPAIAVDLILDVGNSHTCGIMVEDHTDDHQGLRHTYELQMRNLSQPHQLYNELFESRVEFAQASFGKQNFSLESGRDDAFIWPSITRVGREAGQLALQRLGTEGATGLSSPRRYLWDEESYTPGWRFSRTAGNLMQERPAIARPLTNLINDEGQPLYSMALEDRLPVFAAHYSRSSLMSLMLSELLAQALLQINSPMQRQKMRHGSAPRQLRNIILTLPSAMPKPEREIFRRRMQEAIALVWKAMGWHPQDDDFTLAVDRAKSLVPVPQVQMEWDEATCGQMVYLYNETQVNFGGRAEAFFASMARPDCDRAADEPAGKTLRIASIDIGGGTTDLAITQYRLDDGVGNNVKISPRLLFREGFKLAGDDILLDVIQLYVLPALLIAFKQAGIVNPEAVMTRLFGHEGHMDGHSTLRQQVTLQLFIPLGQAILSAYENVDPLDLNAEIDARFAELLAQPPTDKLLDYINREIQGELPGDAPAFDILDVPLIVRLSKLHGEFLSPRMNITHSLRSMSEVVAVYDCDVLLLTGRPSRFPGVQALFRHLQPLPVSRILSLDGYHTNDWYPFNKQGKIENPKSTAAVGAMLCLLSLDLRLGNFWFKAGDFQPYSTIRYLGMLDGTGALTADNVWYSDIDLDKQSFNLDVRSRFQVRGALTLGFRQLDNDRWPASPLYTLTIVDSQLARSVAGDNVLRIKLAVSRPFGEFGPERFAIAEASLDDGSQVPLEHLRLRLNTLASSGSGIAHYWIDSGSVYKK encoded by the coding sequence ATGCTGGCGACAATGACTGACTTTATACCCAATATGACGCTGATACAGAATAGCGGCATTCAGTTCCTCGACTTTGCTGTCAAGCCGGATCTCGCTACCGACTGGCCGGGTAAATTCGTGCGCCAGACGGCAAACGGCCCCCTGCTACGGCTCCACTATCATCAGCAGAGCGGAAAATACCTGCTTCCTCAGGTGGCGAGTGCGCCTGCCGAAGTGGTGAAGCCCGAATTCAGCTTCCCGCTGGAGCAGTCGCTCGCTTTGCTTAACGCACAGTGGCTTCCGCTGCCTTATTTCCGCTTTAACCCACCGCGCACTTTTATTGGCGGCCCTGATAACTGGGCGCGTGCGCAAGTCGTCGAGTTAGATAAGGCCGATGCCAGCGGTAACACGCATCGCGTCGTGCTGGCGTTTGACACCAAAGTCTGGGCCGATGGCGAAGACGAATCGCTGGCGTTGAATGAGAATGACGGTAAGAACGGGGTCAGCTTTGCATTGGCTCACCACAGCGATGAGCTGGGAGAATTCCTCGATCATACCTGGGTGGATGGCTGGCTGCGCGAAGTCTTCAGCGAAAGTGCTTCCCAGCTGGAGCAGCGCCCACAGGTGAATATCAAAACCGCACTGCGCGAATTCGAGTATCAGGCTCACTATCTCAATATCCTGCATTTTCTTGCTCATCAGCTGTCGCTGCCTGAACTGAAGATCAGCGCCGCCTCGCTGCAGGAGCCGGCAATTGCCGTGGATTTAATCCTTGACGTGGGCAATTCACACACTTGCGGCATCATGGTCGAAGACCACACGGACGATCACCAGGGCCTCAGGCACACCTACGAGTTGCAGATGCGCAATCTCAGTCAGCCGCATCAGCTGTACAACGAACTGTTTGAAAGCCGGGTCGAGTTTGCTCAGGCCAGTTTTGGTAAACAGAATTTCTCGCTGGAAAGCGGACGCGATGATGCCTTTATCTGGCCATCAATCACCCGGGTGGGTCGTGAAGCGGGTCAGCTGGCGCTGCAGCGCCTCGGCACCGAAGGCGCGACCGGGCTTTCCAGTCCGCGCCGCTATTTGTGGGATGAAGAGAGCTACACGCCGGGCTGGCGTTTCAGTCGTACTGCGGGCAACCTGATGCAGGAGCGGCCGGCCATCGCCCGGCCGCTAACCAATCTGATTAATGATGAAGGACAGCCGCTGTACAGCATGGCGCTGGAGGATCGTCTGCCGGTGTTTGCCGCGCATTACAGCCGCAGTTCGCTGATGAGCCTGATGCTGTCTGAGCTGCTGGCACAGGCGCTATTGCAGATCAACAGCCCGATGCAACGTCAGAAAATGCGACACGGCAGCGCGCCGCGTCAGCTGCGCAATATTATCCTCACCCTGCCGTCGGCAATGCCAAAACCGGAACGCGAAATCTTCCGCCGCCGCATGCAGGAAGCGATTGCGCTGGTATGGAAAGCGATGGGCTGGCATCCGCAGGACGACGATTTCACCCTCGCTGTGGATCGAGCGAAAAGCCTTGTCCCGGTCCCCCAGGTACAGATGGAGTGGGATGAAGCGACCTGTGGCCAGATGGTTTATCTGTATAACGAAACACAGGTTAATTTCGGCGGTCGTGCCGAGGCGTTCTTTGCCAGTATGGCGCGCCCCGACTGCGACCGAGCCGCCGATGAACCGGCCGGTAAAACGCTGCGCATCGCCTCAATTGATATCGGCGGAGGCACCACCGACCTTGCCATCACCCAGTATCGCCTTGATGACGGCGTTGGCAATAACGTGAAAATTTCGCCGCGCCTGCTGTTCCGCGAAGGCTTTAAGCTGGCGGGAGACGATATCCTGCTGGACGTCATCCAGCTTTATGTGCTGCCAGCGTTACTGATTGCCTTTAAACAGGCTGGTATCGTCAACCCGGAAGCGGTGATGACGCGTCTGTTTGGCCATGAAGGCCATATGGACGGCCACTCCACGCTGCGTCAGCAGGTCACGTTACAGCTGTTTATCCCCCTGGGTCAGGCGATCCTGTCCGCCTATGAAAACGTCGATCCGCTCGATCTCAACGCAGAAATTGACGCACGCTTTGCCGAACTGCTGGCCCAGCCGCCGACGGATAAACTATTGGACTATATCAACCGTGAAATCCAGGGCGAACTGCCGGGTGATGCGCCAGCCTTTGATATTCTCGACGTGCCGCTGATAGTCCGACTGAGCAAGCTGCACGGCGAGTTCCTGTCGCCGCGCATGAACATCACCCACAGCCTGCGCTCAATGTCTGAAGTGGTTGCGGTATATGACTGCGATGTGCTGCTGCTAACCGGCCGCCCTTCACGCTTCCCCGGGGTACAGGCCCTGTTCCGCCACCTGCAACCGCTGCCTGTCAGTCGTATTCTGTCGCTTGACGGCTACCACACCAATGACTGGTATCCGTTTAACAAGCAGGGAAAAATTGAAAACCCGAAATCAACGGCGGCGGTCGGGGCGATGCTGTGCCTGCTTTCACTCGATCTGCGGCTGGGTAACTTCTGGTTTAAAGCCGGAGATTTCCAGCCCTACTCGACCATCCGTTATCTGGGAATGCTGGACGGCACGGGCGCGCTGACGGCAGATAACGTCTGGTATAGCGATATCGATCTCGACAAGCAAAGTTTCAATCTCGACGTGCGCAGCCGTTTCCAGGTGCGCGGCGCGTTAACGCTCGGCTTTCGCCAGCTGGACAATGACCGCTGGCCCGCCTCGCCGCTATATACCCTGACCATTGTTGATTCACAGCTGGCTCGCAGCGTGGCGGGAGATAACGTATTACGCATCAAGCTGGCGGTCAGTCGGCCGTTTGGCGAGTTCGGCCCGGAGCGTTTCGCCATTGCCGAAGCCAGCCTCGATGACGGCAGTCAGGTGCCGCTTGAGCACCTGCGCCTGCGGCTAAATACGCTGGCCAGCAGTGGCTCCGGCATCGCGCATTACTGGATTGACAGCGGGAGCGTCTACAAGAAATGA
- a CDS encoding SrfA family protein produces the protein MAKIFLRSGNLDALLALGESGQPVYLSALQLRETLRLRKQSQIADCLAIPQPNDAGNRLDWYSPVAGKVTTWASASNSARSAALNQLLVCQSTFAEISERALRSEKPGQKLFGALLNKALQFPDQNFVYLVDGKPVITFWGFISLDKKTRQNAFDCLTLDDVDPQIALSRLAPVTVSSVSVAKPEPLPARQPALVIPSMTAQDRADEPEPTDEPTDEPTSEPVPAVPLVEEKPAARSWLRYGWLLPAAVLLVAFGIQLKACSDRSIATSPPATPPAVEPPARSPAPTVAPAVLSALPLTSAIVVPTPRPDPAPAPAAAPLADVRPAGKDDLVMPQNAVKIGSVKFLNGNWRVRVQVKNPLTGTPPMLKYQLQNGKGSARMIQGDGVSCRVEVFAGLMKSGNLVINSRSKARCSDGSRYQMPELVCKQGLTGAAECSGRYNNDTVLPMTMKRESK, from the coding sequence GTGGCAAAAATCTTCTTACGCAGTGGAAATCTGGACGCGCTTCTTGCCCTCGGTGAAAGCGGTCAACCGGTTTATCTCTCCGCTTTGCAACTGCGCGAAACCCTGCGCCTGAGAAAACAGTCACAGATAGCCGACTGCCTGGCTATCCCTCAGCCGAACGATGCCGGCAACCGTCTTGACTGGTATTCCCCCGTAGCGGGTAAAGTGACTACCTGGGCTTCTGCCAGTAACAGCGCACGAAGCGCAGCGCTTAATCAGCTGCTGGTATGCCAGAGCACTTTCGCTGAAATTAGCGAACGCGCCCTGCGCTCGGAAAAACCAGGCCAGAAACTGTTCGGCGCTCTGCTGAACAAGGCACTGCAATTCCCGGACCAGAACTTTGTCTATCTTGTTGATGGCAAGCCGGTCATCACTTTTTGGGGTTTTATCAGTCTGGATAAAAAGACCCGTCAGAACGCTTTTGACTGTTTAACACTCGATGATGTTGATCCCCAGATTGCCCTGTCGCGCCTGGCCCCGGTGACTGTCTCCAGCGTTTCCGTGGCGAAGCCCGAGCCATTACCCGCCCGGCAACCGGCTCTGGTCATCCCGTCTATGACTGCGCAAGACCGGGCTGATGAACCTGAACCGACAGATGAACCGACAGATGAACCGACGTCAGAACCTGTTCCGGCGGTGCCGTTAGTCGAGGAAAAACCAGCCGCCCGATCCTGGCTGCGATATGGCTGGCTGTTGCCAGCCGCCGTATTACTGGTCGCTTTTGGCATACAGTTAAAAGCATGCAGCGACAGATCCATCGCCACATCGCCCCCGGCCACTCCCCCCGCTGTAGAGCCACCAGCACGGTCGCCAGCCCCCACGGTTGCACCGGCGGTGTTGAGTGCGCTACCGCTGACTTCCGCCATCGTCGTACCCACGCCCCGTCCTGATCCAGCGCCTGCACCGGCTGCCGCCCCGCTAGCGGATGTACGCCCGGCAGGGAAAGATGACCTGGTGATGCCGCAAAACGCGGTAAAAATCGGTTCCGTCAAGTTCCTCAACGGAAACTGGCGCGTTCGGGTACAGGTGAAAAATCCGCTGACCGGCACACCGCCCATGCTGAAATATCAGCTACAGAATGGTAAAGGCAGCGCCCGTATGATTCAGGGCGACGGCGTAAGCTGCCGGGTTGAGGTGTTCGCCGGACTGATGAAGTCAGGCAACCTGGTGATCAACAGCCGCAGCAAAGCGCGTTGTAGCGACGGCTCGCGCTATCAGATGCCGGAGCTGGTCTGTAAACAGGGTTTGACCGGCGCCGCCGAGTGCAGCGGCCGTTATAACAACGATACGGTGCTGCCAATGACCATGAAGCGTGAGAGTAAATGA